In Micrococcus luteus NCTC 2665, a single window of DNA contains:
- the rsmI gene encoding 16S rRNA (cytidine(1402)-2'-O)-methyltransferase, whose translation MPEGRIVLAATPIGNLGDASARLRELLAEADVIAAEDTRTARRLCAGLGVTPAGRVVAHHEHNEAASAQGLLDQVRGGATVAVVSDAGMPTVSDPGYRLVAAAVSAGLPVTCAPGPSAVTTALALSGLPTDRFAFDGFVPRKDGERRRWLTSLLTEARTVVAFESPQRLADALAVVVEVLGPERPVCVARELTKLHEEVVRGTAAEVQAWAAERHAGEGIRGEIVLVIGPPAPGAEGEASEADAVAEVAVLVESGTRLKEAVAAVAGAHGMRSRELYQAVLAARG comes from the coding sequence ATGCCCGAGGGCCGCATCGTCCTGGCCGCCACCCCCATCGGCAACCTCGGGGACGCGTCCGCGCGCCTGCGTGAGCTGCTGGCGGAGGCGGACGTGATCGCCGCCGAGGACACCCGGACCGCGCGGCGCCTGTGCGCCGGACTGGGCGTCACCCCGGCGGGCAGGGTGGTGGCCCATCACGAGCACAACGAGGCGGCCTCCGCCCAGGGGCTGCTGGACCAGGTGCGGGGCGGTGCCACGGTGGCGGTGGTCTCGGACGCGGGCATGCCCACGGTCTCGGACCCGGGGTACCGGCTCGTGGCGGCCGCGGTGTCCGCAGGGCTGCCCGTGACCTGCGCGCCCGGCCCCTCCGCCGTGACCACCGCGCTCGCCCTCTCCGGCCTGCCGACGGACCGGTTCGCCTTCGACGGCTTCGTCCCCCGCAAGGACGGGGAACGACGGCGATGGCTCACCTCCCTGCTGACCGAGGCGCGCACCGTGGTCGCCTTCGAATCGCCGCAGCGTCTGGCGGACGCGCTGGCCGTCGTCGTGGAGGTCCTCGGACCGGAACGGCCGGTGTGCGTGGCCCGCGAGCTCACCAAGCTGCACGAGGAGGTGGTGCGCGGCACCGCGGCCGAGGTGCAGGCCTGGGCTGCGGAGCGGCACGCGGGGGAGGGGATCCGCGGGGAGATCGTGCTGGTGATCGGGCCGCCCGCGCCCGGCGCCGAGGGCGAGGCGTCCGAGGCGGACGCCGTCGCCGAGGTGGCGGTGCTGGTGGAGTCCGGCACCCGGCTCAAGGAGGCCGTGGCCGCGGTGGCCGGAGCCCACGGGATGCGGAGCCGGGAGCTCTACCAGGCGGTGCTCGCGGCCCGGGGCTGA
- a CDS encoding IS481 family transposase — protein MTHANAPLTPTGRLRMVHRHLHDGIPQAHVAAEFRVSRPTVATWVARYRAEGEAGLQDLPSRPHRSPAQLDPEVVAQIQTLRRREKWSARRIHHHLVSEGHRVCLRTVGRWLHRLGISRLPDLAPTGEDLRQRPQKITARGPGHMVHLDVKKIGRIPEGGGWRAHGRDSENARAAKRGPGRRVGYTYLHSAIDGYTRLAYTEALEDEKAVTTIGFFCRARAFFAAHGITVDRVVTDNGNNYRAAEFTAKVVSLGGRHHRIRPYTPRHNGKVERYNRLMVDEVLYARPYTSETARREALAVWVNHYNYHRPHTSCGDAPPASLAPARVNNVMTSYT, from the coding sequence ATGACTCACGCTAATGCACCCCTGACTCCCACCGGCCGTCTCAGGATGGTCCACCGCCACCTGCACGACGGGATCCCACAGGCGCACGTGGCCGCCGAGTTCCGGGTGAGCCGGCCCACGGTGGCCACCTGGGTGGCCCGCTACCGTGCCGAAGGCGAGGCCGGCCTTCAGGACCTGCCCAGCCGGCCGCACCGTTCACCTGCCCAGCTCGACCCCGAGGTGGTGGCCCAGATCCAGACCCTGCGTCGCAGGGAGAAGTGGTCGGCCCGCCGGATCCATCACCACCTCGTCTCTGAAGGCCACCGGGTGTGCCTCCGAACGGTGGGCAGGTGGCTGCACCGGCTGGGCATCTCCCGGTTGCCAGACCTCGCGCCCACGGGTGAGGACCTGCGCCAACGACCGCAGAAGATCACCGCCCGCGGCCCGGGGCACATGGTGCACCTGGACGTGAAGAAGATCGGGCGCATCCCCGAGGGGGGCGGCTGGCGTGCTCACGGACGGGACTCCGAGAACGCGCGAGCAGCCAAGCGCGGGCCTGGCCGGCGGGTCGGGTACACCTACCTGCACTCGGCGATCGACGGGTACACCCGCCTGGCGTACACCGAGGCGTTGGAGGATGAGAAAGCGGTGACCACGATCGGGTTCTTCTGCCGGGCGAGGGCGTTCTTCGCCGCCCACGGCATCACCGTGGACCGGGTGGTCACGGACAACGGGAACAACTATCGGGCCGCGGAGTTCACCGCCAAGGTGGTCTCGCTCGGGGGCCGGCACCACCGGATCCGCCCATACACGCCCCGCCATAACGGGAAGGTCGAACGCTACAACCGGCTGATGGTCGATGAGGTCCTCTACGCCCGCCCGTATACCTCAGAGACAGCTCGGCGTGAGGCGTTGGCAGTGTGGGTGAACCACTACAACTACCATCGGCCTCATACCTCCTGCGGAGACGCTCCTCCGGCCTCACTGGCCCCGGCCCGAGTCAACAACGTCATGACCTCCTACACCTAG
- a CDS encoding TIGR01906 family membrane protein, protein MASHQAGRGRDERAGAEDFESGLDYGAFVQDDAADDANRTQALPAMGRDDDGGAQHTSALSPEDLAALRGGDAAAADRRDAGRPAADADRDIVASRAVPEGDRRPLPGADELGPLSAAVGARAAGSSTAAPVDRYPEDGTAAPMAQAAALQGPTPEERARLPKAGPRLAQVLLAILAPLALLLAAVRLVASPVFLWLEYHRPGFPADRFGFTLADRMHYGSAGLDYVTNLAGPRYLSSLTHQGAPLFTEVEVDHMTDVKTVLWIAAAALVLLVVVCALLIASLLRTSPGGVRRALFAGAVWLPLAVIALAVLAVLGWETFFAGFHSLFFADGTWTFSVRDALIRLYPEQFWVDAAVVVGLVTLLASLVTLVVTWPTRRRRELSADRREQLLRTRLRWAREDDAEVR, encoded by the coding sequence ATGGCTTCCCATCAGGCCGGCCGCGGGCGCGACGAGCGCGCCGGGGCGGAGGACTTCGAATCCGGGCTGGACTACGGCGCGTTCGTCCAGGACGACGCCGCGGACGACGCGAACCGCACCCAGGCGCTGCCCGCCATGGGCCGGGACGACGACGGCGGCGCCCAGCACACCTCGGCGCTCAGCCCCGAGGACCTCGCCGCGCTGCGCGGCGGGGACGCGGCGGCCGCAGACCGACGCGACGCCGGCCGCCCGGCCGCGGACGCCGACCGCGACATCGTCGCCTCCCGGGCCGTGCCCGAGGGCGACCGGCGGCCGCTGCCCGGTGCCGACGAGCTCGGCCCGCTGAGCGCCGCCGTCGGGGCCCGCGCGGCAGGGTCGAGCACAGCCGCCCCGGTCGACCGCTACCCCGAGGACGGCACCGCCGCCCCCATGGCGCAGGCGGCGGCCCTGCAGGGCCCCACGCCGGAGGAGCGCGCGCGCCTGCCCAAGGCGGGCCCGCGCTTGGCGCAGGTGCTGCTGGCGATCCTCGCCCCGCTCGCCCTGCTGCTGGCCGCCGTCCGCCTCGTGGCGAGCCCGGTGTTCCTGTGGCTGGAGTACCACCGACCCGGGTTCCCCGCGGACCGGTTCGGCTTCACCCTCGCCGACCGCATGCACTACGGCTCCGCCGGGCTGGACTACGTGACCAACCTGGCCGGGCCGCGGTACCTCAGCAGCCTCACGCACCAGGGCGCGCCGTTGTTCACCGAGGTCGAGGTCGACCACATGACGGACGTGAAGACCGTGCTGTGGATCGCCGCCGCGGCGCTCGTGCTGCTCGTGGTGGTGTGCGCCCTGCTCATCGCGTCCCTGCTGCGCACCAGCCCCGGCGGGGTGCGCCGCGCCCTGTTCGCCGGCGCCGTGTGGCTGCCGCTCGCGGTGATCGCGCTCGCGGTCCTGGCGGTGCTGGGCTGGGAGACGTTCTTCGCCGGGTTCCACTCGCTGTTCTTCGCGGACGGCACGTGGACGTTCTCCGTGCGGGACGCCCTCATCCGCCTCTACCCCGAGCAGTTCTGGGTGGACGCCGCCGTGGTGGTCGGGCTGGTGACCCTGCTGGCGTCCCTCGTGACGCTCGTGGTCACGTGGCCCACGCGACGCCGTCGTGAGCTGAGCGCGGACCGCCGCGAGCAGCTGCTGCGCACCCGCCTGCGGTGGGCCCGGGAGGACGACGCCGAGGTGCGCTGA
- a CDS encoding AMP-dependent synthetase/ligase: protein MQNQSPVHESATELVGMPPADSNITDLIVASCADRPDAPVYAQRNGAGGWVDVHFTAFLTQVRAVAAGLIARGVQPGDRVGLFSPTSYAWAVLDQAVWFAGAVSVPIYETSSAHQVEHIVTDSGLRVVAVGSEELDERVAEAAGHAGVDVATFPLTDAGLAELAEAGAFVSDDAVEHARSLATLASPASIVYTSGTTGRPKGAVITHGNFVGAAINVLHFAREVVQWSPETTTSRTLLFLPLAHVLAHAVQVICLYARIQVAHSGSPATLLGDLASFHPTWLLAVPRVFEKVEAGIEAKAQKGGTGRIYAAAKRTAIEWSTAVDEAEFGDGPGPSALLRARRALFDRLVYRKIREALGGEVISCVSGASALSPELVHFFRGAGIPIVEGYGLTETTAPATVNIPGAHRVGTVGLPVAGVTVKIAEDGEILIRGPVVFDGYHGMPKASAEAMEDGFFRTGDIGALDEHGFLRITGRKKDVIITAGGKNVYPTPMEEALRQHRLIEHVVVVGENRPFVGALITLDAEALTQWALDRELSLTPAEAATDPTVLASIQEAVDQVNAGVSRAESIRRFRILDHPFTEDSGHVTQSQKLKRAQVIEDHAEDVEALYRR from the coding sequence GTGCAGAACCAGAGCCCCGTCCATGAGTCCGCCACCGAGCTCGTCGGCATGCCGCCGGCGGACTCCAACATCACGGACCTGATCGTCGCCTCCTGTGCCGATCGGCCGGACGCCCCCGTGTACGCCCAGCGCAACGGCGCGGGCGGCTGGGTGGACGTCCACTTCACCGCGTTCCTGACCCAGGTGCGCGCCGTGGCGGCCGGCCTCATCGCCCGCGGCGTCCAGCCCGGGGACCGGGTGGGCCTGTTCTCCCCCACCTCCTACGCGTGGGCCGTCCTCGACCAGGCCGTGTGGTTCGCCGGCGCCGTCTCCGTGCCGATCTACGAGACCTCCTCCGCCCACCAGGTGGAGCACATCGTCACGGACTCGGGGCTGCGGGTGGTCGCCGTCGGCAGCGAGGAGCTCGACGAGCGTGTCGCCGAGGCCGCCGGGCACGCGGGCGTGGACGTGGCGACGTTCCCGCTGACGGACGCGGGGCTGGCGGAGCTGGCCGAGGCCGGCGCGTTCGTGTCGGACGACGCCGTCGAGCACGCCCGCTCCCTGGCGACCCTCGCCAGCCCCGCCTCGATCGTCTACACCTCCGGCACCACCGGCCGCCCGAAGGGCGCCGTGATCACGCACGGCAACTTCGTGGGCGCGGCCATCAACGTGCTGCACTTCGCGCGCGAGGTGGTCCAGTGGTCCCCGGAGACGACGACGTCGCGCACCCTGCTCTTCCTCCCGCTGGCCCACGTGCTCGCCCACGCCGTCCAGGTCATCTGCCTGTACGCCCGCATCCAGGTGGCCCACTCCGGTTCCCCGGCCACGCTGCTCGGCGACCTCGCCTCCTTCCACCCCACGTGGCTGCTGGCCGTGCCGCGCGTGTTCGAGAAGGTCGAGGCCGGCATCGAGGCCAAGGCCCAGAAGGGCGGCACCGGGCGGATCTACGCGGCGGCCAAGCGCACCGCCATCGAGTGGTCCACGGCCGTGGACGAGGCCGAGTTCGGGGACGGCCCCGGCCCCTCGGCCCTGCTGCGCGCCCGGCGTGCGCTGTTCGACCGGCTGGTCTATCGCAAGATCCGGGAGGCCCTCGGCGGCGAGGTGATCTCGTGCGTGTCCGGCGCGTCCGCCCTCTCCCCGGAGCTGGTGCACTTCTTCCGCGGCGCCGGCATCCCGATCGTGGAGGGCTACGGCCTCACGGAGACCACCGCGCCGGCCACCGTGAACATCCCCGGCGCGCACCGCGTGGGCACCGTGGGCCTGCCCGTGGCCGGGGTGACGGTGAAGATCGCCGAGGACGGCGAGATCCTCATCCGCGGGCCCGTGGTGTTCGACGGCTACCACGGCATGCCGAAGGCGTCGGCGGAGGCGATGGAAGACGGCTTCTTCCGCACCGGGGACATCGGCGCGCTGGACGAGCACGGCTTCCTGCGGATCACCGGCCGCAAGAAGGACGTGATCATCACCGCCGGCGGCAAGAACGTGTACCCCACACCCATGGAGGAGGCGCTGCGCCAGCACCGGCTCATCGAGCACGTCGTGGTGGTCGGGGAGAACCGCCCGTTCGTGGGCGCCCTCATCACCCTGGACGCCGAGGCCCTCACCCAGTGGGCCCTGGACCGCGAGCTCAGCCTCACTCCGGCCGAGGCCGCCACGGACCCCACCGTGCTGGCCTCGATCCAGGAGGCGGTGGACCAGGTCAACGCGGGCGTCTCCCGCGCCGAGTCCATCCGCCGCTTCCGCATCCTGGACCACCCGTTCACCGAGGACTCCGGGCACGTCACCCAGTCCCAGAAGCTCAAGCGGGCCCAGGTGATCGAGGACCACGCCGAGGACGTCGAGGCCCTCTACCGCCGCTGA
- a CDS encoding DUF3499 family protein: MRRCSKTGCQSPALATLTYNYADSQVVIGPLSRRAEPHTYDLCGEHARRTTAPRGWEVLRLELPEHYEALDADGGVRTVPTRPMAAPPARPGLRVVRDGD; the protein is encoded by the coding sequence ATGCGACGCTGCAGCAAGACCGGATGCCAGAGCCCTGCCCTGGCCACGCTGACGTACAACTACGCGGACTCGCAGGTGGTCATCGGGCCTCTGTCGCGCCGGGCGGAGCCGCACACGTACGACCTCTGCGGCGAGCACGCTCGGCGCACCACGGCCCCGCGCGGCTGGGAGGTGCTGCGGCTGGAGCTGCCCGAGCACTATGAGGCCCTCGACGCGGACGGCGGAGTGCGCACGGTCCCCACCCGGCCCATGGCCGCCCCGCCGGCCCGCCCCGGGCTGCGCGTGGTGCGTGACGGGGACTGA
- a CDS encoding TIGR03089 family protein, whose amino-acid sequence MVSLSAPHSTGPLVLRLASSPRPALVQEPGAPGEHGAVDQRIELSGRVTVNWAAKTAGLLADEGLGPGDPVALDLPAHWLSHALALGVLCAGAKPADDGATPAAVLTDRPERWTDPATAVFAVALPRGLELPTGGTAADPSVVDVAAEILGQPDALPGPVDHVRPEALPAADVAAADGDARTDEDQDDDGPRPRLTWAGMRAVLQAWDAGRAVQVHP is encoded by the coding sequence ATGGTCTCCCTCTCCGCGCCCCACTCCACCGGCCCCCTCGTGCTGCGCCTGGCCTCCTCACCGCGCCCCGCGCTCGTCCAGGAACCGGGCGCCCCCGGCGAGCACGGCGCCGTGGACCAGCGCATCGAGCTCTCCGGCCGCGTCACCGTGAACTGGGCGGCCAAGACGGCCGGCCTGCTGGCGGACGAGGGCCTCGGCCCCGGCGACCCGGTGGCCCTGGACCTGCCCGCCCACTGGCTCTCCCACGCCCTGGCCCTCGGCGTGCTCTGCGCCGGCGCCAAGCCCGCCGACGACGGCGCCACCCCCGCGGCCGTCCTCACCGACCGCCCTGAGCGCTGGACCGACCCGGCCACCGCCGTGTTCGCCGTCGCGCTGCCCCGCGGGCTCGAGCTCCCGACCGGCGGCACCGCGGCCGACCCGTCCGTGGTGGACGTGGCCGCCGAGATCCTCGGCCAGCCCGACGCCCTGCCCGGCCCCGTGGACCACGTGCGCCCCGAGGCCCTGCCGGCCGCCGACGTCGCCGCGGCGGACGGGGACGCCCGAACTGACGAAGACCAGGACGACGACGGCCCGCGCCCCCGCCTCACGTGGGCGGGGATGCGGGCCGTGCTGCAGGCGTGGGACGCCGGGCGGGCGGTGCAGGTGCACCCCTGA
- a CDS encoding dolichyl-phosphate-mannose--protein mannosyltransferase, which produces MPATALAPRPAAVAADDGPFGVAALRARLGVSAAPLTRWHWILPLLVTAIAGVLRFTNLAHPDQLIFDETYYPKDAYSLLESGYERRWDEDVNDAFARGEAEPLEGAAYVVHPPLGKWLIGLGMLAFGPDNGVGWRFSAAVAGTLSVLLVALATQHLLRSVSLGAVAGLLLAVEGHHLVMSRIGLLDIFLSFFVLAAFAALLADRVHGRRLLAERLALDVARRGRDALASGPWLGWRPWRLLAGVLLGAGCAVKLSGLAFMAAFGLLTVLWDMSARRTAGVRHWAWAGVEKDGLYAFVAVVGGGLVAYLASWTGWFVTGGGYYRDWHRDNPPEGLLAGLVPGPLRSLWHYHEESTTFHQGLTSPHDYAANPWTWPFMGRPVSYYYEGAEPGEGICPADAAGACSSAITDIANPFVWWTGLAAVLVCVWLLVRHRDWRAGALLGAYAAGQLVWFLWPERTMFFFYTIAYEPFLVMMIALALSLLLRPGRRPGPRWGSALVLAYVTIAVAVSLFFLPVWIGDVIPYDQWRWRMWFSSWI; this is translated from the coding sequence GTGCCCGCCACCGCCCTCGCCCCCCGCCCCGCCGCCGTCGCGGCCGACGACGGCCCCTTCGGCGTCGCCGCCCTGCGCGCCCGCCTCGGGGTGAGTGCGGCACCCCTGACGCGGTGGCACTGGATCCTGCCGCTGCTGGTCACGGCGATCGCCGGCGTCCTGCGGTTCACGAACCTGGCCCACCCGGATCAGCTGATCTTCGACGAGACCTACTACCCCAAGGACGCCTACTCCCTCCTGGAGTCCGGCTACGAGCGGCGGTGGGACGAGGACGTCAACGACGCGTTCGCGCGCGGCGAGGCGGAGCCGCTCGAGGGGGCCGCCTACGTGGTGCACCCGCCGCTGGGCAAGTGGCTGATCGGCCTGGGCATGCTCGCGTTCGGCCCGGACAACGGGGTGGGCTGGCGGTTCAGCGCCGCGGTGGCCGGCACGCTCTCCGTCCTGCTGGTCGCCCTCGCCACGCAGCACCTGCTGCGCTCGGTGTCCCTGGGCGCGGTCGCCGGGCTGCTGCTGGCCGTGGAGGGCCACCACCTGGTGATGTCCCGCATCGGGCTGCTGGACATCTTCCTCTCGTTCTTCGTGCTCGCGGCCTTCGCCGCGCTGCTGGCGGACCGCGTGCACGGGCGGCGGCTGCTCGCGGAGCGGCTCGCCCTCGACGTCGCCCGGCGGGGACGCGACGCCCTGGCCAGCGGGCCGTGGCTCGGCTGGCGCCCGTGGCGACTGCTCGCGGGCGTGCTGCTGGGCGCCGGCTGCGCCGTGAAGCTCTCCGGGCTGGCGTTCATGGCGGCCTTCGGCCTGCTCACGGTCCTGTGGGACATGTCCGCGCGCCGGACCGCCGGGGTGCGGCACTGGGCGTGGGCCGGCGTCGAGAAGGACGGCCTGTACGCGTTCGTGGCCGTGGTGGGCGGCGGCCTGGTCGCCTACCTGGCCTCGTGGACCGGCTGGTTCGTCACGGGGGGCGGCTACTACCGGGACTGGCACCGGGACAACCCGCCGGAGGGCCTGCTCGCCGGGCTGGTCCCCGGCCCGCTGCGCTCCCTGTGGCACTACCACGAGGAGTCCACGACCTTCCACCAGGGCCTCACCAGCCCCCACGACTACGCCGCCAACCCGTGGACCTGGCCGTTCATGGGCCGGCCCGTGAGCTACTACTACGAGGGCGCAGAGCCCGGCGAGGGGATCTGCCCGGCGGACGCCGCGGGCGCGTGCTCGTCGGCCATCACGGACATCGCCAACCCGTTCGTGTGGTGGACGGGCCTGGCCGCCGTCCTCGTGTGCGTGTGGCTGCTGGTGCGCCACCGGGACTGGCGGGCCGGCGCCCTGCTCGGCGCCTACGCGGCCGGGCAGCTGGTGTGGTTCCTGTGGCCCGAGCGGACCATGTTCTTCTTCTACACGATCGCCTACGAGCCCTTCCTCGTGATGATGATCGCCCTGGCGCTCTCGCTGCTGCTGCGGCCGGGCCGCCGGCCCGGGCCCCGCTGGGGCTCGGCCCTGGTGCTGGCGTACGTGACGATCGCCGTCGCCGTGTCCCTGTTCTTCCTTCCCGTGTGGATCGGCGACGTCATCCCGTACGACCAGTGGCGCTGGCGGATGTGGTTCAGCAGCTGGATCTGA
- a CDS encoding GtrA family protein produces MLSDLWGRLTGMVALLWREVAKFGTVGAAAFVVDSLVFWWMMTGPLEGSNVKAKIVGGVVATLFSWVANRYWTFREKRSSNKTRELVMFLLMNAIGLGIQAGCVFIAQYLMGVTDPGGLFIAGNVVGLFFGTVFRYFAYRFWVFKEELDVEPGFANDIAIITGQMPVLRDEQLHPHGRHEARGRPAERHVRRDDGPARHRAS; encoded by the coding sequence ATGCTGTCCGATCTCTGGGGCCGCCTGACCGGGATGGTCGCCCTGCTGTGGCGGGAGGTGGCCAAGTTCGGCACCGTCGGTGCGGCCGCGTTCGTGGTGGACTCGCTCGTCTTCTGGTGGATGATGACCGGCCCGCTCGAGGGGTCCAACGTCAAGGCCAAGATCGTGGGCGGCGTCGTCGCCACCCTGTTCAGCTGGGTCGCCAACCGCTACTGGACGTTCCGCGAGAAGCGCTCGTCCAACAAGACCCGCGAGCTCGTCATGTTCCTGCTGATGAACGCGATCGGCCTGGGCATCCAGGCGGGCTGCGTGTTCATCGCGCAGTATTTGATGGGCGTGACGGACCCGGGCGGCCTGTTCATCGCCGGCAACGTGGTGGGCCTGTTCTTCGGCACCGTGTTCCGCTACTTCGCCTACCGGTTCTGGGTGTTCAAGGAGGAGCTGGACGTGGAGCCCGGCTTCGCCAACGACATCGCGATCATCACCGGCCAGATGCCCGTGCTGCGCGACGAGCAGCTGCACCCGCACGGCCGCCACGAGGCGCGGGGCCGCCCGGCCGAGCGCCACGTCCGTCGGGACGATGGCCCGGCCCGCCACCGCGCCTCCTGA
- a CDS encoding WhiB family transcriptional regulator has protein sequence MEQTQRVEDAHRAESAQAAAPRPRGVPSDWFLDPADPLAGADAATLEDQATALLSAHDLEDEAGTPSATVTALFPGDPGRPVEAAPVADDWAAIPGLVTEPVEGELAWQVDALCAQTDPEAFFPEKGGSTRDAKRVCEACVVKDQCLEYAMENDERFGIWGGLSERERRRLRRARA, from the coding sequence ATGGAGCAGACCCAGCGAGTCGAGGACGCGCACCGCGCCGAGTCGGCGCAGGCGGCGGCGCCTCGCCCGCGCGGAGTCCCCAGTGACTGGTTCCTGGACCCGGCCGATCCGCTGGCCGGCGCCGACGCCGCCACCCTGGAGGACCAGGCCACCGCCCTGCTCTCCGCCCACGACCTCGAGGACGAGGCCGGCACCCCGTCCGCCACCGTCACCGCCCTCTTCCCGGGTGACCCCGGCCGGCCGGTCGAGGCCGCGCCCGTCGCGGACGACTGGGCCGCGATCCCGGGCCTGGTCACCGAGCCCGTCGAGGGCGAGCTGGCCTGGCAGGTGGACGCGCTGTGCGCCCAGACGGACCCCGAGGCGTTCTTCCCGGAGAAGGGCGGCTCCACGCGGGACGCCAAGCGCGTGTGCGAGGCCTGCGTGGTCAAGGACCAGTGCCTCGAGTACGCCATGGAGAACGACGAGCGCTTCGGCATCTGGGGCGGCCTCTCCGAGCGGGAGCGCCGCCGGCTGCGCCGCGCCCGCGCCTGA
- the ahcY gene encoding adenosylhomocysteinase, which yields MTETPAETRTPDVDPAYANRTTVPGAAFDFTVRDLSLAEAGRHQIRLAEHEMPGLMSLREEYGESQPLKGARIAGSLHMTVQTAVLIETLTALGAEVRWASCNIFSTQDEAAAAVVVGQGTPGDPQGVPVFAWKNETLEDYWWTASQILTWPGAAEDPERGPNMILDDGGDATLLVHKGVEFEAAGAVPSATEDDPEEYRIILETLRRSLARDPQHWTRTAGTLRGVSEETTTGVLRLYQLAQEGRLLFPAINVNDAVTKSKFDNKYGIRHSLPDGIMRATDVLIGGKVAVVCGYGDVGKGAAEALRGQGARVIVTEIDPICALQAAMDGYQVARLEDVVGEGDIFVTTTGGKDIIMAEHMAAMKDKAIVGNVGHFDNEIDMAGLARIPGVVKTEIKPQVHEWTLDGGTEAERSIIVLSEGRLLNLGNATGHPSFVMSASFSNQVMAQIELFGGSTGTGALTGEHYEKRVYTLPKVLDEKVARLHLDALGVGLTELTKAQAEYLGVDVAGPFKADHYRY from the coding sequence ATGACTGAGACCCCCGCAGAGACCCGCACGCCCGACGTCGACCCGGCCTACGCCAACCGCACCACGGTGCCCGGCGCCGCGTTCGACTTCACCGTCCGGGACCTCTCCCTGGCCGAGGCGGGCCGCCACCAGATCCGCCTGGCCGAGCACGAGATGCCGGGCCTGATGTCCCTGCGCGAGGAGTACGGGGAGTCGCAGCCGCTCAAGGGCGCGCGGATCGCCGGCTCGCTGCACATGACCGTGCAGACCGCCGTGCTGATCGAGACCCTCACGGCCCTGGGCGCCGAGGTCCGCTGGGCCTCGTGCAACATCTTCTCCACGCAGGACGAGGCCGCGGCCGCCGTCGTCGTGGGCCAAGGCACCCCGGGGGACCCGCAGGGCGTGCCCGTGTTCGCATGGAAGAACGAGACCCTCGAGGACTACTGGTGGACCGCCTCCCAGATCCTCACGTGGCCCGGCGCCGCCGAGGACCCGGAGCGCGGCCCCAACATGATCCTGGACGACGGCGGCGACGCCACCCTGCTGGTGCACAAGGGCGTCGAGTTCGAGGCCGCGGGCGCCGTGCCCAGCGCCACCGAGGACGACCCCGAGGAGTACCGGATCATCCTCGAGACCCTGCGTCGCTCGCTGGCCCGCGACCCGCAGCACTGGACCCGCACCGCCGGCACCCTGCGCGGCGTCTCCGAGGAGACCACCACGGGCGTGCTGCGCCTCTACCAGCTGGCGCAGGAGGGCCGCCTGCTCTTCCCGGCGATCAACGTGAACGACGCCGTGACCAAGTCCAAGTTCGACAACAAGTACGGCATCCGCCATTCGCTGCCGGACGGCATCATGCGCGCCACGGACGTGCTGATCGGCGGCAAGGTCGCCGTGGTCTGCGGCTACGGCGACGTCGGCAAGGGCGCCGCCGAGGCCCTGCGCGGCCAGGGCGCCCGCGTGATCGTCACGGAGATCGACCCGATCTGCGCGCTGCAGGCCGCGATGGACGGCTACCAGGTGGCCCGCCTCGAGGACGTGGTGGGCGAGGGCGACATCTTCGTCACCACCACCGGCGGCAAGGACATCATCATGGCCGAGCACATGGCCGCCATGAAGGACAAGGCGATCGTGGGCAACGTCGGCCACTTCGACAACGAGATCGACATGGCCGGCCTGGCCCGCATCCCCGGCGTCGTGAAGACGGAGATCAAGCCGCAGGTCCACGAGTGGACCCTGGACGGCGGCACGGAGGCCGAGCGCAGCATCATCGTGCTCTCCGAGGGCCGCCTGCTGAACCTCGGCAACGCCACCGGCCACCCCTCGTTCGTGATGAGCGCGTCCTTCTCCAACCAGGTGATGGCGCAGATCGAGCTCTTCGGCGGCTCCACGGGCACCGGCGCCCTGACCGGCGAGCACTACGAGAAGCGCGTCTACACGCTGCCCAAGGTGCTGGACGAGAAGGTCGCCCGCCTGCACCTGGACGCCCTCGGCGTCGGGCTGACCGAGCTGACCAAGGCCCAGGCCGAGTACCTCGGCGTGGACGTGGCCGGCCCCTTCAAGGCCGACCACTACCGCTACTGA